One Skermanella pratensis genomic window, GGCTTTCCGTCGAAGCTGGTGACCCCGGCCAGCCAGCCATCCAGCACCTGCGGGTTGTCGCGCATCCACTGCTCCACGGCCTTTCCGGGGGCCATCCTGTCGCTCAGGATCATGACCATCATCTCGTTTTCCATCGGGATGGAAAACACCAGCTGCTCCAGGAACGTTCCGAGGTTGGGGCAGGTCTCGGCGAGCCCGGCCCTGGTCAGGGTACGGACCGTGGCGCTGCCACGGTTGGGGCCGAAATACTCCTCCCCGCCGTCCAGGTATCCCATCGGCAGCTTCACGTTCATCGGGTGGGGAGCCCAGCCCAGGAACACCGCCCATTCGTCGCGCCGGGCCGCGCGTTCGACCGCGGCAAGCATCGCCGCCTCGCTGGATTCGACCAGTTTCCAGTCACCCAACCCATAGGCGCCGTCATCGATCATCTTCTGGATCTTCGCGTTGGCCGACGATCCCGGCTCGATGCTGTTGATGGTGCGGTCGAACTTTTCCGCATGCTTCGCGAGGTCGGCGAAGGTCTTCACGCCGGCGTCGGCCGCAGCCTTGTTGACCGCCAGCGTCGTGGTGGCGCCCTCGAGGTTGACGGCGGCGACATCGATCTGGCCGCCGTCGATGTATTTCCGTGTCATCTCCTCCTGCGCGGGCATCCAGTTGCCGAGGAAGGCGTCGATGTTCTTGGAGCGAAGCCCTTCGATCGAAACGGCGACCGAGAGATTGACGACCTTCGGCTGATATCCCAGGGCGGACAGGATGACCGAGGCCGTCGTGGTCGTGGACGTGATATCGGTCCAGCCCGGATCGGACATCCTGACCGTCCTGCATTCGTCGGGCTCGGCCGCCGGGGCCGCGACCGGCCACAGGGAGACGCCACACAGGGCGATACCGGCGGCGGCCATCAGGCGGGCGGTTCTCAGAGTCATGTTCAATCTCCCTGT contains:
- the choX gene encoding choline ABC transporter substrate-binding protein; this encodes MTLRTARLMAAAGIALCGVSLWPVAAPAAEPDECRTVRMSDPGWTDITSTTTTASVILSALGYQPKVVNLSVAVSIEGLRSKNIDAFLGNWMPAQEEMTRKYIDGGQIDVAAVNLEGATTTLAVNKAAADAGVKTFADLAKHAEKFDRTINSIEPGSSANAKIQKMIDDGAYGLGDWKLVESSEAAMLAAVERAARRDEWAVFLGWAPHPMNVKLPMGYLDGGEEYFGPNRGSATVRTLTRAGLAETCPNLGTFLEQLVFSIPMENEMMVMILSDRMAPGKAVEQWMRDNPQVLDGWLAGVTSFDGKPALPVVKSALGIAS